A window of Pseudomonas monteilii contains these coding sequences:
- a CDS encoding recombination-associated protein RdgC, whose product MWFKNLLTYRLTQDVPFDPETLEAALASKPARPCASQELTTYGFVAPFGKGEDAPLVHVSGEFLLIAARKEERILPSSVVNDAVKEKVEEIETEQMRKVYKKERDQIKDEIIQAFLPRAFIRRSMIFAAIAPRQGLILVNSASAKRAEDLLSTLREVMGSLPVRPATVKIAPSATMTDWVKSQQAADGFYVLDECELRDTAEDGGIVRCKRQDLTSEEIQLHLSTGKLVTQLSLAWQDKLSFVLDDKMVIKRLKFEELLQEQAEQDGGDEAQQQFDASFQLMMMTFAEFLPILFEALGGEELPQGV is encoded by the coding sequence ATGTGGTTCAAGAACCTGCTGACCTACCGCCTCACCCAGGACGTACCGTTCGACCCCGAGACCCTCGAGGCAGCCCTGGCCAGCAAGCCGGCTCGCCCCTGCGCCAGCCAGGAACTGACCACCTACGGTTTCGTCGCGCCCTTCGGCAAAGGCGAGGACGCTCCGCTGGTCCACGTCAGTGGCGAGTTCCTGCTGATCGCCGCGCGCAAGGAAGAACGCATCCTGCCCAGCAGCGTGGTCAATGACGCGGTCAAGGAAAAGGTCGAAGAGATCGAGACCGAGCAGATGCGCAAGGTCTACAAGAAGGAGCGCGACCAGATTAAGGACGAGATCATCCAGGCCTTCCTGCCGCGTGCGTTCATCCGCCGCTCGATGATCTTCGCCGCCATCGCCCCGCGCCAGGGCCTCATCCTGGTCAACTCGGCCAGCGCCAAGCGTGCCGAAGACCTGCTGTCGACGCTGCGCGAAGTGATGGGCTCGCTGCCGGTGCGCCCGGCCACCGTGAAGATCGCCCCGAGCGCCACCATGACCGACTGGGTCAAGTCGCAACAGGCCGCCGACGGCTTCTATGTACTGGACGAATGCGAACTGCGCGACACCGCCGAAGATGGCGGCATCGTGCGCTGCAAGCGCCAGGACCTGACCAGCGAGGAAATCCAGCTGCACCTGAGCACCGGCAAGCTGGTCACCCAGCTGTCCCTGGCCTGGCAGGACAAGCTGTCGTTCGTGCTGGACGACAAGATGGTGATCAAGCGCCTGAAGTTCGAGGAGCTGCTGCAAGAGCAAGCCGAACAGGATGGCGGCGACGAGGCCCAGCAACAGTTCGACGCCTCGTTCCAGCTGATGATGATGACCTTCGCCGAGTTCCTGCCGATCCTCTTCGAAGCCTTGGGTGGTGAAGAGCTGCCGCAGGGCGTCTGA
- a CDS encoding class II fumarate hydratase: MSRTETDSLGPVEVPQEAYWGAQTQRSLINFAIGQQRMPIEVVHALALIKKAAARVNDRNGDLAADLARLIEQAADEVLAGDHDTQFPLVVWQTGSGTQSNMNVNEVIAGRANELAGQGRGGKSPVHPNDHVNRSQSSNDCFPTAMHIAAAKAVHEQLLPAIAELSAGLAELGARHQHLVKTGRTHMMDATPITFGQEVSAFVAQLDYAQRAIRASLPAVYELAQGGTAVGTGLNAPQGFAEAVAAELAALSGLPFVTAPNKFAALAGHEPLTSLAGGLKTLAVALMKIANDLRLLGSGPRAGLAEVRLPANEPGSSIMPGKVNPTQCEALSMLACQVLGNDATIGFAASQGHLQLNVFKPVIIHNLLQSIELLADGCRNFTEHCVTGIEPDAEKMAEHLERGLMLVTALNPHIGYDKSAEIAKKAYGEGLTLREAALALGYLTNEQFDEWVRPEQMLAPGSRG; this comes from the coding sequence ATGAGCCGTACCGAAACTGACAGCCTGGGACCGGTCGAAGTTCCTCAAGAGGCCTACTGGGGGGCGCAGACGCAACGCTCGCTGATCAACTTCGCCATCGGTCAGCAGCGCATGCCGATCGAGGTGGTGCACGCCCTGGCGCTGATCAAGAAGGCTGCCGCACGGGTCAACGATCGCAACGGCGACCTGGCGGCCGACCTGGCCCGGTTGATCGAACAGGCGGCGGACGAAGTCCTGGCGGGCGACCACGACACGCAGTTCCCGCTGGTGGTCTGGCAGACCGGCAGCGGCACCCAGAGCAACATGAACGTCAACGAGGTGATCGCCGGGCGGGCCAACGAACTGGCCGGGCAAGGCCGCGGCGGCAAGTCGCCGGTGCACCCGAACGATCACGTCAACCGCTCGCAGAGTTCCAACGACTGCTTCCCGACCGCCATGCACATCGCCGCCGCCAAGGCCGTGCACGAGCAGCTGCTGCCGGCGATCGCCGAGCTGTCCGCCGGCCTGGCCGAGCTGGGCGCGCGCCACCAGCACCTGGTCAAGACCGGGCGTACCCACATGATGGACGCCACGCCGATCACCTTCGGCCAGGAAGTGTCGGCGTTCGTCGCGCAACTCGACTATGCCCAGCGCGCCATCCGCGCCAGCCTGCCGGCGGTGTACGAGCTGGCCCAGGGCGGCACGGCGGTCGGGACCGGGCTGAACGCGCCTCAGGGTTTTGCCGAAGCAGTGGCGGCCGAACTGGCGGCGTTGTCGGGCTTGCCGTTCGTCACCGCACCGAACAAGTTCGCCGCACTGGCCGGGCATGAGCCGCTGACCAGCCTGGCCGGTGGCTTGAAGACCTTGGCGGTGGCGCTGATGAAGATCGCCAACGACTTGCGCCTGCTCGGCTCCGGCCCACGTGCCGGGCTGGCCGAAGTGCGCCTGCCGGCCAACGAACCCGGCAGCTCGATCATGCCGGGCAAGGTCAACCCGACCCAGTGCGAGGCCTTGTCGATGCTGGCCTGCCAGGTGCTGGGCAACGATGCGACGATCGGCTTTGCCGCCAGTCAGGGCCACCTGCAGCTGAACGTGTTCAAGCCGGTGATCATCCACAACCTGCTGCAGTCGATCGAGCTGTTGGCCGACGGCTGCCGCAACTTCACCGAGCATTGCGTGACGGGGATCGAACCGGATGCCGAGAAGATGGCCGAGCACCTGGAGCGTGGCCTGATGCTGGTGACGGCCCTGAACCCGCACATCGGCTACGACAAGTCGGCCGAGATCGCCAAGAAGGCCTATGGCGAGGGGCTGACCTTGCGTGAAGCCGCGCTGGCGTTGGGGTACCTGACCAACGAGCAGTTCGATGAGTGGGTGCGGCCCGAGCAGATGCTGGCGCCGGGCAGCAGAGGCTGA
- a CDS encoding molecular chaperone — protein MSWIILFFAGLFEVGWAVGLKYTEGFTRPLPTALTIAAMAVSLGLLGLAVKELPLGTAYAIWTGVGAVGTVIAGIILFGESMALVRLLSVALIVAGLIGLKVSAS, from the coding sequence ATGTCCTGGATCATTCTGTTTTTCGCAGGCCTGTTCGAAGTGGGCTGGGCCGTCGGGCTCAAGTACACCGAAGGCTTCACCCGTCCCCTGCCCACGGCGTTGACGATCGCCGCCATGGCCGTGAGCCTGGGGTTGCTGGGCCTGGCGGTGAAGGAGCTGCCACTGGGGACCGCCTACGCGATCTGGACCGGCGTCGGCGCCGTGGGCACGGTCATTGCCGGGATCATCCTGTTCGGTGAATCCATGGCGTTGGTGCGGCTGCTCAGCGTCGCGCTGATCGTCGCCGGCCTGATCGGCCTGAAGGTCAGCGCGAGCTGA
- a CDS encoding molecular chaperone HscC has translation MQDAALPSAPFPSGPSRSAPLLGIDLGTTNSLIAVWQQGRAQLIANALGETLTPSVVSVDDDGSVLVGQAAKARLTTHPHLSVAAFKRFMGSDKRFQLGEQSFSPEELSALVLGALKRDAEAYLGCPVTEAVISVPAYFSDEQRKRTVFAAELAGLTVQRLINEPTAAAMAYGLHEQALERTLVFDLGGGTFDVTVLEYALPLIEVHASTGDNYLGGEDFTEALLAGCLRDWQLSAQALQPRELASLRDAIERFKCELGEGGGTLHWKGDGQARQWVLDGAALQSLWAPLLTRVRAPIEQALRDARLSPRELDSLVLVGGATRMPQIQQLVAKLFGRLPYRHLDPDTLVALGAASQAACKAREQTIEELILTDVCPYTLGVAAGHTEHTGASFSPIIERNTVIPTSKVERFYSSHPQQEVVRIAVYQGERPWVRDNILVDSFEIPLKSTGEIQSLDVRFSYDINGLLEVDVTFLETGLKHSHSIDRSPTGLDADARQASHDRLAGLKIHPRDTLPNRTLLARLERAWMQSLGEERDLIGSWLAAFNAVLSAQHSAEISRQRQHLNQALDELRY, from the coding sequence ATGCAGGATGCCGCTCTTCCCTCCGCTCCGTTTCCCTCAGGCCCTTCGCGGTCCGCGCCCTTGCTGGGCATCGACCTGGGCACCACCAACAGCTTGATCGCCGTCTGGCAGCAGGGGCGGGCGCAGCTGATCGCCAATGCCCTGGGTGAGACCCTGACCCCGTCGGTGGTCAGCGTGGACGACGACGGCAGCGTACTGGTCGGTCAGGCTGCCAAGGCCCGGCTCACCACCCATCCCCACCTCAGCGTGGCGGCCTTCAAGCGTTTCATGGGCAGCGACAAACGGTTTCAGCTGGGCGAACAGTCGTTTTCCCCCGAGGAACTGTCCGCCCTGGTGCTGGGCGCGCTCAAGCGCGACGCCGAGGCCTACCTGGGTTGCCCCGTGACCGAGGCGGTGATCTCGGTACCGGCCTATTTCAGCGACGAACAGCGCAAGCGCACGGTCTTCGCCGCCGAACTGGCCGGGCTGACCGTGCAGCGGCTGATCAACGAGCCGACTGCCGCCGCCATGGCTTACGGGCTGCATGAGCAGGCCCTGGAACGGACACTGGTCTTCGACCTGGGCGGTGGCACCTTCGATGTCACCGTGCTCGAGTACGCCTTGCCGCTGATCGAGGTGCATGCCTCCACCGGCGACAACTACCTGGGCGGCGAAGACTTCACCGAAGCGCTGTTGGCCGGTTGCCTGCGTGACTGGCAGCTCAGCGCCCAGGCCTTGCAACCGCGCGAGCTGGCCAGCCTGCGGGACGCCATCGAGCGGTTCAAATGCGAGCTGGGCGAGGGCGGCGGTACCCTGCACTGGAAGGGCGATGGCCAGGCACGCCAGTGGGTGCTCGATGGCGCGGCCTTGCAGTCGCTGTGGGCGCCCCTGCTGACCCGGGTGCGCGCCCCGATCGAGCAAGCGTTGCGCGACGCCCGGCTGAGCCCGCGCGAGCTGGACAGCCTGGTGCTGGTCGGTGGCGCCACGCGCATGCCACAGATCCAGCAGCTGGTGGCCAAGCTGTTCGGTCGCCTGCCGTACCGCCACCTGGACCCGGATACCCTGGTCGCCCTGGGCGCTGCCAGCCAGGCGGCCTGCAAGGCCCGCGAGCAGACCATCGAAGAGCTGATCCTGACCGACGTCTGCCCTTACACCCTGGGGGTCGCCGCCGGACACACCGAGCACACCGGCGCGTCGTTCTCACCGATCATCGAACGCAACACGGTCATCCCGACGTCCAAGGTGGAGCGCTTCTATAGCTCGCACCCGCAACAGGAGGTGGTGCGCATCGCCGTGTACCAGGGTGAGCGGCCCTGGGTACGCGACAACATTCTGGTCGACAGCTTCGAGATCCCGCTCAAGTCCACGGGCGAGATCCAGTCGCTGGACGTGCGCTTCAGCTACGACATCAATGGCTTGCTGGAAGTCGACGTGACCTTCCTGGAAACCGGGCTCAAGCACAGCCACAGCATCGACCGCAGCCCCACCGGCCTGGACGCCGACGCGCGCCAGGCCAGCCACGACCGGCTGGCCGGGTTGAAGATCCACCCGCGCGACACCTTGCCCAATCGCACCTTGCTGGCGCGGCTGGAGCGGGCCTGGATGCAGAGCCTGGGCGAGGAGCGCGACCTGATCGGCAGTTGGCTGGCGGCGTTCAACGCCGTGCTCAGTGCCCAGCACAGTGCCGAGATCAGCCGCCAGCGCCAGCACCTGAATCAGGCGCTGGACGAACTGCGTTACTGA
- a CDS encoding glycerol acyltransferase — translation MSHPSQFALLGKRRFLPFFVTQSLGAFNDNLFKQSLILAILYKLSLEGDRSIWVNLCALLFILPFFLFSALAGQFGEKFAKDRLIRMIKLAEIGIMAIGGAGFVTGHLTLMLVALFAMGTHSALFGPVKYSILPQALREQELVGGNGLVEMGTFLAILAGTIGAGMMMSSASYATVVAGGVVGTAVLGYLASQWIPKAPAAEPGMKLNWNIVSQSWATLRLGLGQTPAVSRSIVGNSWFWFVGAIYLTQIPAYAKDWLHGDETVVTLVLTLFSIGIALGSLLCERLSGRKVEIGLVPFGSFGLTLFGLLWWWHSGDVPRGDAPYDWLALLSLGQAWWILLSIVGLGVFGGFYIVPLYALIQARTPERQRARVIAANNILNALFMVVSALVTIALLSVADLSIPQLFLVVSLLNIGVNAYIFSIVPEFTMRFMIWLLGHAMYRVEHRDLQRIPDEGAALLVCNHVSYVDALLMAGAVRRPIRFVMYYKIYRLPVLHFIFRTAGAIPIAGRGEDEATYERAFARVAQYLAEGELVCIFPEGKLSTDGEIDAFKGGINRILAETPVPVIPLALQGLWGSFFSRDPDKGLFKRFWSRVTLVAGDPVPAEAAKPGVLREKVAALRGDLR, via the coding sequence ATGAGTCACCCTTCGCAATTCGCGCTGCTCGGCAAGCGGCGATTCCTGCCGTTCTTCGTCACCCAGTCGCTCGGCGCCTTCAATGACAACCTGTTCAAGCAATCCCTGATCCTGGCGATCCTCTACAAGCTCAGCCTGGAGGGCGACCGCTCGATCTGGGTCAACCTGTGCGCCTTGCTGTTCATCCTCCCGTTCTTCCTGTTCTCCGCCCTGGCCGGGCAGTTCGGCGAGAAGTTCGCCAAGGACCGCCTGATCCGGATGATCAAGCTGGCCGAGATCGGGATCATGGCCATCGGCGGCGCCGGGTTCGTCACCGGCCACCTGACCCTGATGCTGGTGGCGCTGTTCGCCATGGGCACCCATTCGGCGCTGTTCGGCCCGGTGAAGTATTCGATCCTGCCCCAGGCCCTGCGCGAGCAGGAGCTGGTGGGCGGCAATGGCCTGGTGGAAATGGGCACGTTCCTGGCGATCCTGGCCGGGACCATCGGTGCCGGGATGATGATGTCGTCCGCGTCCTATGCCACGGTGGTGGCCGGCGGCGTAGTGGGCACGGCGGTGCTGGGCTACCTGGCCAGCCAGTGGATTCCCAAGGCGCCTGCCGCCGAACCGGGCATGAAGCTCAACTGGAACATCGTCAGTCAGTCCTGGGCCACCTTGCGCCTGGGGCTCGGCCAGACCCCCGCGGTATCGCGCTCGATCGTCGGCAACTCCTGGTTCTGGTTCGTCGGCGCCATCTACCTGACGCAGATCCCGGCCTATGCCAAGGACTGGCTGCACGGTGACGAGACCGTGGTGACCCTGGTGCTGACGCTGTTTTCCATCGGCATCGCCCTCGGCTCGCTGCTGTGCGAGCGACTCAGCGGGCGCAAGGTCGAGATCGGGCTGGTACCGTTCGGCTCGTTCGGCCTGACCCTGTTCGGCCTGCTCTGGTGGTGGCATTCGGGTGATGTGCCACGTGGCGATGCGCCCTACGACTGGCTCGCGCTGCTGTCGCTCGGCCAGGCCTGGTGGATCCTGCTGTCGATCGTCGGCCTGGGCGTGTTCGGCGGCTTCTACATCGTGCCGCTGTATGCCCTGATCCAGGCCCGCACGCCCGAGCGCCAGCGCGCCCGGGTGATCGCCGCCAACAACATCCTCAACGCCTTGTTCATGGTGGTCTCGGCGCTCGTCACCATCGCGTTGCTGAGCGTGGCCGACCTGAGCATTCCGCAGCTGTTCCTGGTGGTCTCGCTGCTCAACATCGGCGTCAACGCGTACATCTTCAGCATCGTGCCCGAGTTCACCATGCGCTTCATGATCTGGCTGCTCGGCCATGCCATGTACCGGGTCGAGCACCGTGATCTGCAGCGCATTCCTGACGAAGGGGCGGCGTTGCTGGTGTGCAACCACGTGTCCTACGTCGACGCGCTGCTCATGGCCGGGGCCGTGCGACGTCCGATCCGCTTCGTCATGTACTACAAGATCTACCGCCTGCCGGTGCTGCATTTCATCTTCCGCACCGCGGGGGCCATTCCGATCGCGGGGCGCGGCGAGGACGAAGCCACCTATGAACGCGCCTTCGCCCGCGTCGCCCAGTACCTGGCCGAGGGCGAGCTGGTGTGCATCTTCCCCGAAGGCAAGCTGAGCACCGATGGCGAGATCGATGCGTTCAAGGGCGGCATCAACCGGATCCTGGCCGAAACGCCGGTGCCGGTGATCCCGCTGGCGTTGCAAGGGTTGTGGGGCAGCTTCTTCAGCCGCGATCCGGACAAAGGCCTGTTCAAGCGGTTCTGGTCGCGGGTGACCCTGGTGGCGGGCGACCCGGTGCCGGCAGAAGCGGCAAAGCCCGGCGTGCTGCGGGAAAAGGTCGCCGCGTTGCGGGGCGACCTTCGCTGA
- a CDS encoding methionine aminopeptidase (catalyzes the removal of N-terminal amino acids from peptides and arylamides; generally Co(II) however activity has been shown for some methionine aminopeptidases with Zn, Fe, or Mn) has product MSQVILKTAPQLALMRRAGQLLAEVFAELDRFIQPGVTTMQINDHAEAFIVQTLKARPASKGQYGFPYALNTSVDHVVCHGMPDARQRLEAGSIVNVDITLEQGGYIADSSKMYAIGAIDEAARHLVDTTYEALWKGIEQVRPGATLGDIGHAIQAHAEAAGYSVVREYCGHGIGQQMHEKPEVLHYGQRGSGLRLKPGMVFTIEPMINQGARGVKTLRDGWTVITRDRLLSAQWEHTVAVTEDGVEVLTLRAEEAGRLGR; this is encoded by the coding sequence ATGAGCCAGGTCATCCTCAAGACCGCACCGCAACTGGCGTTGATGCGTCGCGCCGGGCAACTGCTGGCCGAGGTATTCGCCGAGCTAGACCGCTTTATCCAGCCTGGCGTCACCACGATGCAGATCAACGACCACGCCGAAGCCTTCATCGTCCAGACGCTCAAGGCACGCCCGGCCAGCAAGGGGCAATACGGCTTCCCCTACGCCCTGAACACCTCGGTCGATCACGTGGTCTGCCACGGCATGCCCGATGCCAGGCAGCGTCTGGAGGCAGGCAGCATCGTCAATGTCGACATCACCCTCGAGCAAGGCGGCTACATTGCCGACTCGTCGAAGATGTACGCCATCGGCGCCATCGACGAGGCAGCCCGCCACCTGGTCGACACCACCTACGAGGCGCTGTGGAAAGGCATCGAGCAGGTGCGACCTGGCGCGACCCTGGGCGATATCGGCCATGCCATCCAGGCCCACGCCGAAGCGGCGGGCTACAGCGTGGTGCGCGAATACTGCGGCCACGGCATCGGCCAGCAGATGCACGAAAAGCCCGAGGTGCTGCATTACGGCCAACGTGGCAGCGGCCTGCGCCTGAAACCTGGCATGGTCTTCACCATCGAGCCGATGATCAACCAGGGCGCCCGTGGCGTGAAGACCTTGCGCGATGGCTGGACCGTGATCACCCGCGATCGCCTGCTGTCGGCGCAATGGGAGCATACCGTGGCGGTGACCGAGGACGGGGTCGAGGTGCTGACCCTGCGGGCCGAAGAGGCCGGACGCCTGGGGCGCTGA
- a CDS encoding sodium transporter, with protein sequence MRALAALSRFVGNTFALWVLVFSCLAYLQPQWFIGLKVAIVPLLGLVMFGMGLTLKLDDFAALARQPWRVALGVVAHFVIMPGVAWLLCQLFHLPPEIAVGVILVGCCPSGTASNVMVWLSKGDLALAVAIAAVTTLLAPLLTPTLIWLLASAWLPVSFMDMFWSILQLVMLPIVLGVLAQKLLGARVHLAVQVLPLVSVVSIVLIVCAVVAASQAKIAESGLLIMAVVILHNSFGFLLGYLTGKFCKLPLAQRKSLALEVGMQNSGLGAALASAHFSPLAAVPSALFSVWHNISGALLSTWFRRMKEDPAAAQRPSTRP encoded by the coding sequence ATGCGAGCCTTGGCCGCCTTGAGCCGCTTCGTCGGCAACACGTTCGCCCTGTGGGTCCTGGTGTTTTCCTGCCTGGCCTACCTCCAGCCCCAGTGGTTCATCGGCCTGAAGGTCGCCATCGTTCCCTTGCTGGGGCTGGTGATGTTCGGCATGGGGTTGACCCTCAAGCTCGACGACTTCGCCGCCCTTGCCCGCCAGCCCTGGCGGGTGGCGCTGGGGGTGGTCGCGCATTTCGTGATCATGCCGGGCGTGGCCTGGCTGCTGTGCCAGCTGTTCCACCTGCCCCCGGAGATCGCCGTGGGCGTGATCCTGGTCGGCTGCTGCCCCAGCGGCACGGCCTCGAACGTGATGGTCTGGCTGTCCAAGGGTGACCTGGCGTTGGCCGTGGCGATCGCCGCGGTCACGACGTTGCTCGCGCCTCTGCTCACCCCGACCTTGATCTGGCTGCTGGCGTCGGCCTGGCTGCCGGTTTCGTTCATGGACATGTTCTGGTCGATCCTGCAGCTGGTGATGCTGCCCATCGTGCTAGGGGTGCTGGCGCAGAAACTGCTCGGCGCCCGGGTGCACCTGGCGGTTCAGGTGCTGCCGCTGGTGTCGGTGGTGAGCATCGTGCTGATCGTCTGCGCCGTGGTGGCGGCCAGCCAGGCGAAGATCGCCGAGTCGGGCCTGCTGATCATGGCGGTGGTGATCCTGCACAACAGCTTCGGCTTCCTGCTGGGCTACCTGACAGGCAAGTTCTGCAAGCTGCCTCTGGCCCAGCGCAAGTCCCTGGCGCTGGAGGTCGGCATGCAGAACTCGGGGCTGGGCGCAGCCTTGGCCAGTGCGCACTTCTCGCCCCTGGCGGCCGTGCCGAGCGCGCTGTTCAGCGTGTGGCACAATATCTCCGGTGCGTTGCTCTCCACTTGGTTCAGACGCATGAAGGAAGACCCGGCGGCGGCCCAGAGGCCGAGTACTCGACCCTGA